In Terriglobia bacterium, a single window of DNA contains:
- a CDS encoding permease prefix domain 2-containing transporter: MSQNCDWKPSTAAKPPEIAQRLLQFLLPDQVLDNVTGDLSELYSAVIVPSCGISRARLWYWRQVVCSMRLFFRFRKNPQTALKLWKGRIDMSKPMQDAVTPHPGISMHHIPVGSGVAGFLFVFATVFIFAVGIPAIRGLLVITGILGILGSGFVFYWHKRHALKIQSLHLHEEKQKR, translated from the coding sequence ATGAGTCAGAATTGCGATTGGAAGCCAAGTACAGCGGCCAAGCCACCTGAAATTGCGCAACGGCTCCTTCAGTTTTTGCTACCAGACCAGGTTCTCGATAACGTTACAGGCGATTTGTCTGAACTATATTCAGCCGTTATCGTGCCAAGTTGCGGAATCTCCAGAGCCAGACTCTGGTATTGGCGGCAGGTTGTTTGCTCAATGCGCCTCTTCTTCAGGTTTCGCAAGAATCCACAAACTGCATTGAAACTCTGGAAAGGACGAATTGATATGTCTAAACCAATGCAAGATGCGGTTACGCCCCATCCCGGAATTTCAATGCACCACATACCGGTCGGAAGCGGCGTAGCCGGCTTTCTTTTCGTTTTTGCAACGGTTTTCATCTTCGCTGTTGGCATCCCCGCCATTCGAGGGCTGCTTGTCATCACCGGCATCCTCGGAATTCTAGGGTCAGGATTCGTTTTCTACTGGCACAAACGGCACGCACTCAAGATTCAATCCCTCCATCTACACGAAGAAAAACAAAAACGCTGA
- a CDS encoding helix-turn-helix transcriptional regulator, whose product MGKGEYLGEFEQIVLLAVLRLGKNAYGVTILEEIEQRTGRSVMIGAVYATLDRLEIKRYISSRVGSPTPERGGRAKRFFRVTAQGSAALERSREILQNMWAGLDPVLEEP is encoded by the coding sequence ATGGGAAAAGGCGAATACCTCGGAGAATTTGAGCAGATAGTCCTCTTGGCTGTGCTTCGCCTGGGCAAGAATGCCTATGGCGTGACGATCTTGGAAGAGATCGAACAGCGTACGGGAAGATCGGTAATGATCGGTGCCGTGTATGCGACGCTGGATCGATTGGAGATTAAACGGTACATCTCTTCAAGAGTTGGCTCTCCGACGCCGGAGAGAGGGGGAAGGGCTAAACGATTCTTCAGAGTCACAGCGCAAGGATCCGCAGCCTTGGAACGATCTCGCGAGATTCTCCAAAACATGTGGGCGGGATTGGATCCGGTTTTGGAGGAGCCATGA